In one window of Calypte anna isolate BGI_N300 chromosome 1, bCalAnn1_v1.p, whole genome shotgun sequence DNA:
- the WASL gene encoding neural Wiskott-Aldrich syndrome protein isoform X2, with protein sequence MSGNPQQQPPQPRRVTNVGSLLLTPQENESLFSFLGKKCVTMSSAVVQIYAADRNAMWSKKCCGVACLVKDNPQRSYFIRIFDIKDGKLLWEQELYHNFVYNSPRGYFHTFAGDTCQVGLNFANEEEAKLFRKTVTDLLGRRQRKSEKRRDPPNGPNLPMATVDIKNPEITTNRFYTPQVNNISYTKEKKKGKPKKKRLTKADIGTPSNFQHIGHVGWDPNTGFDVNNLDPELKNLFDLCGISEAQLKDKETSKVIYDFIEKTGGVEAVKNELRRQAPPPPPPCRGGPPPPPPPPPHSSGPPPPPARGRGAPPPPPSRAPTAAPPPPPPSRPGATVPPPPPNRMYPPPPPVHSSSAPSGPPPPPPPTTTGSSSVPPPPPPPPPPPGPPPPPGLPSSEVDHQLPVPAGNKAALLDQIREGAQLKKVEQNSRPVSCSGRDALLDQIRQGIQLKSVSDGQESAPPTPAPTSGIVGALMEVMQKRSKAIHSSDEDEDEDEEEDFEDDDEWDD encoded by the exons acCATGTCTTCAGCAGTTGTTCAAATATATGCAGCAGATCGCAATGCCATGTGGTCGAAGAAATGCTGTGGTGTAGCTTGCCTTGTAAAGGACAATCCGCAAAGGTCATATTTTATCAGAATATTTGACATTAAG gATGGGAAATTATtgtgggagcaggagctgtACCATAACTTTGTATATAATAGTCCTAGAGGATATTTTCATACCTTCGCTGGAGAT ACATGTCAAGTTGGTCTTAATTTTGCTAATGAAGAAGAAGCTAAACTATTCCGCAAAACAGTAACAGATTTACTTGGACGACGGCAGAGAAAATCTG aaaaaagacGAGACCCACCAAATG GCCCGAATCTACCAATGGCAACTGTTGATAtcaaaaacccagaaattaCAACTAACAGATTTTATACTCCACAAGTCAATAATATTTCATAtaccaaagaaaagaagaaaggaaaacctaaaaagaaaaggttgaCAAAGGCGGATATTGGAACACCGTCTAATTTCCA aCACATTGGACATGTTGGTTGGGATCCAAACACAGGTTTTGAT GTGAACAACTTAGACCCAGAACTGAAAAACTTATTTGATCTGTGTGGAATTTCAGAGGCTCAACTAAAAGACAAGGAAACTTCAAAGGTCATATATGATTTCATTGAGAAAACAGGAGGTGTAGAAGCTGTTAAAAATGAACTGCGCAGACAAG ctcCACCTCCGCCACCACCATGCAGAGGAGGACCCCCTCCACCtccaccaccccctccccatAGCTCAggccctcctcctccccctgctaGGGGCCGGGGGGCACCACCTCCACCTCCTTCAAGagctcccacagcagcacctcCACCCCCACCTCCATCTAGACCTGGTGCCACAGTGCCCCCCCCTCCTCCAAACAGGATGTATCCTCCACCACCTCCAGTGCATTCATCCTCTGCACCATCTGGccctcctccaccaccaccaccaacaacaacTGGGTCCTCATCTgttcctcctccacctcctcctcctccaccccctcctggtcctcctccacctccaggCCTTCCGTCATCAGAGGTTGATCACCAGCTTCCAGTTCCTGCAGGAAACAAAGCTGCACTCCTGGATCAAATCAGAGAAGGAGCTCAGTTAAAGAAAGTAGAACAAAACAGTAGACCAGTGTCCTGCTCAGGAAGAGATGCACTGTTAGACCAGATACGACAGGGTATACAGCTGAAATCT GTATCTGATGGCCAGGAGAGTGCACCACCTACACCTGCACCCACCTCAGGAATTGTGGGTGCATTAATGGAAGTTATGCAGAAAAGGAGCAAAGCCATTCATTCTTCAG ATGAAgatgaggatgaagatgaagaagaagactttgaagatgatgatgaaTGGGATGATTGA
- the WASL gene encoding neural Wiskott-Aldrich syndrome protein isoform X1: MSGNPQQQPPQPRRVTNVGSLLLTPQENESLFSFLGKKCVTMSSAVVQIYAADRNAMWSKKCCGVACLVKDNPQRSYFIRIFDIKDGKLLWEQELYHNFVYNSPRGYFHTFAGDTCQVGLNFANEEEAKLFRKTVTDLLGRRQRKSEKRRDPPNGPNLPMATVDIKNPEITTNRFYTPQVNNISYTKEKKKGKPKKKRLTKADIGTPSNFQHIGHVGWDPNTGFDVNNLDPELKNLFDLCGISEAQLKDKETSKVIYDFIEKTGGVEAVKNELRRQGPPRWSAPPPPPPCRGGPPPPPPPPPHSSGPPPPPARGRGAPPPPPSRAPTAAPPPPPPSRPGATVPPPPPNRMYPPPPPVHSSSAPSGPPPPPPPTTTGSSSVPPPPPPPPPPPGPPPPPGLPSSEVDHQLPVPAGNKAALLDQIREGAQLKKVEQNSRPVSCSGRDALLDQIRQGIQLKSVSDGQESAPPTPAPTSGIVGALMEVMQKRSKAIHSSDEDEDEDEEEDFEDDDEWDD; the protein is encoded by the exons acCATGTCTTCAGCAGTTGTTCAAATATATGCAGCAGATCGCAATGCCATGTGGTCGAAGAAATGCTGTGGTGTAGCTTGCCTTGTAAAGGACAATCCGCAAAGGTCATATTTTATCAGAATATTTGACATTAAG gATGGGAAATTATtgtgggagcaggagctgtACCATAACTTTGTATATAATAGTCCTAGAGGATATTTTCATACCTTCGCTGGAGAT ACATGTCAAGTTGGTCTTAATTTTGCTAATGAAGAAGAAGCTAAACTATTCCGCAAAACAGTAACAGATTTACTTGGACGACGGCAGAGAAAATCTG aaaaaagacGAGACCCACCAAATG GCCCGAATCTACCAATGGCAACTGTTGATAtcaaaaacccagaaattaCAACTAACAGATTTTATACTCCACAAGTCAATAATATTTCATAtaccaaagaaaagaagaaaggaaaacctaaaaagaaaaggttgaCAAAGGCGGATATTGGAACACCGTCTAATTTCCA aCACATTGGACATGTTGGTTGGGATCCAAACACAGGTTTTGAT GTGAACAACTTAGACCCAGAACTGAAAAACTTATTTGATCTGTGTGGAATTTCAGAGGCTCAACTAAAAGACAAGGAAACTTCAAAGGTCATATATGATTTCATTGAGAAAACAGGAGGTGTAGAAGCTGTTAAAAATGAACTGCGCAGACAAG GTCCCCCCCGGTGGAGTG ctcCACCTCCGCCACCACCATGCAGAGGAGGACCCCCTCCACCtccaccaccccctccccatAGCTCAggccctcctcctccccctgctaGGGGCCGGGGGGCACCACCTCCACCTCCTTCAAGagctcccacagcagcacctcCACCCCCACCTCCATCTAGACCTGGTGCCACAGTGCCCCCCCCTCCTCCAAACAGGATGTATCCTCCACCACCTCCAGTGCATTCATCCTCTGCACCATCTGGccctcctccaccaccaccaccaacaacaacTGGGTCCTCATCTgttcctcctccacctcctcctcctccaccccctcctggtcctcctccacctccaggCCTTCCGTCATCAGAGGTTGATCACCAGCTTCCAGTTCCTGCAGGAAACAAAGCTGCACTCCTGGATCAAATCAGAGAAGGAGCTCAGTTAAAGAAAGTAGAACAAAACAGTAGACCAGTGTCCTGCTCAGGAAGAGATGCACTGTTAGACCAGATACGACAGGGTATACAGCTGAAATCT GTATCTGATGGCCAGGAGAGTGCACCACCTACACCTGCACCCACCTCAGGAATTGTGGGTGCATTAATGGAAGTTATGCAGAAAAGGAGCAAAGCCATTCATTCTTCAG ATGAAgatgaggatgaagatgaagaagaagactttgaagatgatgatgaaTGGGATGATTGA